In the Variovorax sp. S12S4 genome, one interval contains:
- a CDS encoding ATP-binding protein encodes MLQPNAVDPHAMLHSLADMLRRTLDQRIGIVIDATPDCPPVLADPGQLESALLNIAINARDAMPEGGTLHFRAEACGALPREVLNELGEAGEHGSFVAISVADSGTGMTEEVKERAFEPFFTTKEAGRGTGLGLSTVYGFVKQSKGAIAIATQPGAGTTVTLYLPQLFDAAPPAAPDDDDGEQALPAGLRVMLVEDDAEVRKVVHTFLATLGCEVVAAENAEQALVQMESDTGAFDVLLSDIALGPGMRGTRLAAEAQQRFPRLAILLMSGFSSELLDADREAPPSWELLRKPYSRAELARALARVLAARP; translated from the coding sequence ATGCTGCAGCCCAACGCCGTGGACCCGCATGCCATGCTGCATTCGCTGGCCGACATGCTGCGGCGTACGCTCGACCAGCGCATCGGCATCGTGATCGACGCCACGCCGGATTGCCCGCCCGTTCTTGCCGACCCGGGGCAGCTCGAATCGGCGCTGTTGAACATTGCCATCAACGCGCGCGATGCGATGCCCGAAGGCGGCACGCTGCACTTTCGCGCCGAGGCCTGCGGCGCGCTGCCTCGCGAAGTGCTCAATGAACTGGGCGAGGCCGGCGAACACGGCAGCTTCGTTGCCATTTCGGTTGCCGACAGCGGCACCGGCATGACCGAGGAAGTGAAGGAGCGCGCGTTCGAGCCGTTCTTCACCACCAAGGAAGCCGGCCGCGGCACGGGCCTTGGCTTGAGCACGGTGTACGGCTTCGTGAAGCAGTCCAAGGGCGCCATTGCCATCGCAACCCAGCCGGGCGCGGGCACCACGGTTACGCTGTACCTGCCCCAGCTGTTCGACGCGGCGCCTCCCGCCGCGCCCGACGACGACGACGGCGAGCAGGCACTGCCCGCCGGGCTGCGCGTGATGCTCGTCGAAGACGACGCCGAAGTGCGCAAGGTGGTCCACACGTTCCTGGCCACGCTCGGCTGCGAAGTGGTGGCGGCGGAAAACGCCGAGCAGGCCCTTGTGCAGATGGAGTCGGACACGGGCGCTTTCGACGTGCTGCTGAGCGACATTGCGCTCGGCCCCGGCATGCGCGGAACGCGGCTTGCCGCCGAGGCGCAGCAGCGCTTTCCGCGGCTCGCGATTCTTCTCATGTCGGGCTTCTCGTCGGAGCTGCTCGATGCCGACCGGGAGGCGCCGCCGAGCTGGGAGCTGCTGCGCAAGCCCTATTCGCGCGCAGAGCTTGCGCGCGCCCTGGCCCGGGTGCTCGCCGCGCGGCCTTGA
- a CDS encoding NAD(P)/FAD-dependent oxidoreductase encodes MKLMPYWLDTAPRFTGGQAEAPGGDVDVAVVGAGFTGLSAAIALAKKGASVAVLDAGNVGSAASGRNGGMCNNGFAQDYCALSGKLGRERANMLYRAFDAGVSKVESLIAEEGIDCDFKRVGKLKLAAKPEHYDKLARSQALMAKECDPDTHMVTRAELRSEIGSDQYFGGMVFGKSAGMHVGRYGHGLAVAAAKRGVRIYENAPVVGLKRQGGSVHQVETPGGSIRARQVLLATGTSAVGPLAWFRRRIVPVGAFIIVTEPLPVEVLDRLTPRRRMTTDTKNFVNYFRVTPDNRLLFGGRARFAATNPKSDVKSGAILQRSLVQVFPELRDTRIDYCWGGMVDMTRDRLPRAGERNGLFYSMGYSGHGTHMSTYMGAIMAEVLNGRADLNPWRDFDWPAIPGHFGKPWFLPIVGAYYRFQDLVR; translated from the coding sequence ATGAAGCTGATGCCCTATTGGCTAGATACCGCGCCCAGGTTTACCGGCGGCCAGGCCGAGGCGCCCGGCGGCGATGTCGATGTGGCGGTGGTCGGTGCGGGCTTCACCGGCTTGTCCGCGGCCATCGCACTGGCCAAGAAGGGTGCAAGCGTTGCGGTGCTCGACGCCGGGAACGTGGGCAGTGCCGCCTCCGGCCGCAATGGTGGCATGTGCAACAACGGCTTCGCGCAAGACTATTGCGCGCTGTCGGGCAAGCTCGGGCGCGAGCGGGCCAACATGCTCTATCGCGCGTTCGACGCGGGCGTTTCCAAGGTGGAGTCGCTGATTGCGGAGGAGGGCATCGATTGCGACTTCAAGCGTGTCGGCAAGCTCAAGCTCGCCGCCAAGCCGGAACACTACGACAAGCTGGCCCGCTCGCAAGCGCTGATGGCGAAGGAATGCGATCCCGACACCCACATGGTGACGCGGGCCGAACTGCGCAGCGAGATCGGGTCTGACCAATATTTCGGCGGCATGGTCTTCGGCAAGAGCGCGGGCATGCACGTGGGGCGCTACGGCCATGGCCTTGCCGTGGCGGCTGCGAAGCGCGGCGTGCGCATCTACGAGAACGCGCCCGTTGTGGGCCTCAAGCGGCAGGGCGGTTCGGTGCATCAGGTCGAAACGCCCGGCGGCAGCATCCGTGCCCGACAGGTGCTGCTTGCGACCGGCACATCGGCCGTGGGGCCGCTCGCGTGGTTCCGCCGCCGCATCGTGCCAGTGGGTGCATTCATCATCGTGACCGAGCCGCTCCCGGTCGAAGTGCTCGACCGGCTGACGCCGCGCCGCCGCATGACGACGGACACGAAGAACTTCGTCAATTACTTTCGCGTGACGCCGGACAACCGTCTGCTGTTCGGTGGCCGCGCGCGTTTTGCGGCGACCAACCCCAAGTCGGACGTGAAGAGCGGTGCCATCCTGCAGCGGTCGCTCGTGCAAGTCTTTCCCGAGTTGAGAGACACCCGTATCGATTACTGCTGGGGCGGCATGGTCGACATGACACGCGACCGCCTGCCGCGCGCCGGAGAGCGCAACGGGCTTTTCTATTCCATGGGCTACAGCGGGCACGGAACCCACATGTCGACCTACATGGGCGCGATCATGGCCGAAGTGCTGAATGGCCGCGCCGACCTGAACCCGTGGCGCGACTTCGACTGGCCCGCAATTCCCGGGCATTTCGGCAAGCCGTGGTTTCTTCCGATCGTCGGTGCCTACTACCGCTTCCAGGATCTGGTGCGCTGA
- a CDS encoding GNAT family N-acetyltransferase has translation MTPRLTALRAEHLPDAVWQSAALAWPYREADWRFALELGSGFAVEADGRLVATAMWWPYGETHASVGMIIVDPAMQGRGLGRALMEKLLDEAGNRTVFLNSTQEGLPLYTQLGFVARGQVFQHQAALPPEAALPAAPSHLRPMQPADGESLRRLDLAATGMDRTALLHALLAAGTTMVVDRGARVSAYASAREFGHGVVIGPVVASGASSAADARDLIAALADRFRGRFVRIDVTEDSGLSAWLAQMGLPCVGHAVPMVRDVQRRTADAAPVADALADAHPRLFALSNQSFG, from the coding sequence ATGACGCCGCGGCTCACCGCGCTGCGCGCGGAGCACTTGCCCGACGCCGTCTGGCAATCGGCCGCGCTGGCGTGGCCCTACCGCGAGGCCGACTGGCGCTTTGCCCTCGAGCTCGGCAGCGGCTTCGCGGTGGAAGCCGACGGCCGCCTGGTGGCCACGGCGATGTGGTGGCCCTATGGCGAGACCCACGCCTCGGTGGGCATGATCATCGTGGACCCGGCCATGCAGGGGCGCGGCCTGGGGCGTGCCCTGATGGAGAAGCTGCTCGACGAGGCGGGCAACCGCACCGTGTTCCTCAACTCCACACAGGAAGGGCTTCCGCTCTATACGCAACTCGGGTTCGTCGCCCGCGGGCAGGTGTTCCAGCACCAGGCCGCACTGCCGCCTGAAGCCGCTCTGCCTGCCGCGCCGTCGCACCTGCGGCCCATGCAGCCGGCAGACGGCGAGAGCCTGCGCCGGCTGGACCTGGCTGCCACGGGAATGGACCGCACCGCTTTGCTCCATGCATTGCTCGCGGCCGGAACGACGATGGTCGTCGACCGCGGTGCCCGTGTGTCGGCCTACGCCTCGGCAAGGGAGTTCGGGCATGGCGTGGTGATCGGCCCGGTGGTCGCATCGGGCGCCAGCAGCGCGGCCGATGCAAGGGACCTCATCGCCGCGCTCGCGGACCGCTTTCGCGGCCGGTTTGTTCGCATCGACGTGACGGAGGACAGCGGCCTGTCTGCATGGCTTGCCCAGATGGGGCTGCCTTGCGTCGGCCATGCGGTGCCGATGGTGCGCGATGTACAGCGTCGCACAGCCGATGCCGCACCCGTTGCAGATGCCCTGGCAGATGCCCACCCGCGCCTGTTCGCCCTTTCGAACCAGTCGTTCGGCTGA